One window of Heptranchias perlo isolate sHepPer1 chromosome 15, sHepPer1.hap1, whole genome shotgun sequence genomic DNA carries:
- the LOC137332690 gene encoding syntaxin-3-like, giving the protein MKDRLEELMKTSKENFVENVFDGIDNPAFEGAGSSEFDTFFNDVTATSSNLNKLEKLVYDIRKQHAKVLCSTAEDSICKEKKCLKDAKCELTHEAKVIQSQLDGMKTILSQKRNDGRLSVEYRIRQCQFNALVTRYREILTFHYTKEIDYVGRLRQQIVRQTQLAGLQLQDEVVDRLVENPAAPQIVGQDLEILKAKEHLALSHERHKQLLALESQIAELHRVFLHFAVLVTEQQEVINSIEYNVLQTVDYISPSSEHIKKAVKYQKKSRATAAAAAILSLCACAPCIAKVAS; this is encoded by the coding sequence ATGAAGGACAGACTGGAGGAGCTAATGAAAACTTCAAAGGAGAATTTTGTGGAAAATGTGTTTGATGGAATTGATAACCCAGCGTTTGAAGGAGCAGGGTCCAGCGAATTTGACACATTTTTTAATGATGTTACAGCCACTTCCTCAAACCTCAACAAACTGGAAAAGCTAGTTTACGATATTCGAAAGCAGCACGCGAAGGTGCTTTGTAGTACTGCAGAAGACAGTATATGCAAGGAAAAGAAATGTCTGAAAGATGCCAAGTGCGAATTGACTCACGAGGCCAAGGTTATTCAGTCACAGCTGGATGGGATGAAAACCATACTTTCTCAGAAAAGGAACGACGGGCGGCTGTCAGTTGAATACAGGATTCGCCAGTGCCAGTTTAACGCGCTGGTAACACGCTATCGGGAGATTCTAACTTTCCACTACACCAAGGAGATTGATTACGTCGGCAGGTTGAGGCAGCAAATTGTTCGTCAGACTCAGCTGGCGGGCTTGCAACTCCAGGACGAGGTTGTTGACCGTTTGGTGGAGAATCCTGCAGCCCCACAAATTGTTGGCCAGGATCTGGAGATCCTCAAAGCTAAGGAGCACCTGGCTCTCTCCCATGAGCGCCACAAGCAGCTACTGGCCCTTGAATCTCAGATAGCCGAGCTTCACAGAGTCTTCCTGCACTTTGCGGTGCTGGTGACTGAGCAGCAAGAGGTTATAAACAGCATTGAGTATAACGTACTGCAAACGGTTGATTATATTTCGCCGTCTTCAGAACATATTAAAAAAGCAGTAAAGTATCAGAAGAAATCCCGAGCTACTGCTGCAGCAGCAGCAATACTAAGCCTGTGCGCCTGTGCACCATGCATTGCAAAGGTGGCTTCTTAA